Genomic segment of Vallitalea okinawensis:
GAAGGGTTAATCATCGCTTATCAGCTATGCAGTGCCATAGCTAGCATCTTTGCCAAGAACTTCTCAAAAGACATCCATCCAGTGGTATTAACCGTATGGCAAATGTTTATCGGTTCCTCCATACTCATCGTCATCGGTTTAATAGGATTTGACTTTAGTTCCATTACCTATTCATCCGAGTTGATAGCCATCCTGCTCTACTTATCAGCAGTATCAGCAGCAGCTTATACCATATGGAACATCTTGCTTAAATACAACAAAGCAGCAGAGATCAGTATCTTTAAATTTGTAACACCAGTAGCAGGTACCTTGTTATCGGTAGCCATCTTAGGCGATGCACTGGATTACAAGACCATCATTGCCTTAGTATTTGTCAGCTTAGGGATCATTGCTGTTTATTATAAGAAGGATAAAGAGAGCAAGAGTAAGGTAGCTCAGTAAATTTTACAATGTAGACTGCAAGTTGTACTGGATAAAGATAGATTAAAATATTGCACATAAAGTGAAGCCTCACTATAATATCAATGATGATATTGTTGTGAGGCTTATATTGGTTC
This window contains:
- a CDS encoding DMT family transporter gives rise to the protein EGLIIAYQLCSAIASIFAKNFSKDIHPVVLTVWQMFIGSSILIVIGLIGFDFSSITYSSELIAILLYLSAVSAAAYTIWNILLKYNKAAEISIFKFVTPVAGTLLSVAILGDALDYKTIIALVFVSLGIIAVYYKKDKESKSKVAQ